A region of the Bacteroidota bacterium genome:
CGGTTCAACTTTAGAACTTGAAATGGGAGAGTATCCAAATAAAGATTTAGGACTTAATGTAGAGTATAAAATTAACATAAATGACAGCAAGGATTAATACCATAGGAGTAATTATTATTTTATTCACTTTTACATTAAATGTTTATGGTCAGGGCGAAGCACCACAAGCCCCTAAAGGTTACTTAAGCAATACAACGTTGAAAATATCATATGCCCTTGGAAGACTTAAATTGATTGATAAAAAACCGGAACTGCCATCAAATATTAAATCCTACAAAAATATTATATACTCCGTTACCGAAAATGATACCTTAAGGCTGGATATATATCGTCATAAGGAGATTAAAGGGCTAAGGCCATTATTAATTTTTGTGCATGGTGGTGCATGGAGAAAGGGTAAGAAAGAAGATTATTTACCATATATAATTCCTTTTAGTAAAAAGGGATATGTATGCGCAAGTATTTCATATAGTTTATCTCCTAAAACTCACTTCCCGCAGGCGGTTTCAGATGTGAAAAATTCAGTAAACTGGTTATTGGAAAATGCTAATGAATATATGATTGATACCGGTAAAGTAGCATTAATTGGCGGGTCTGCCGGGGGGCATTTGTCTTTAATGACAGCATATGCGTACAAAGGTTCTGTAAAACCTGTAAAGGTTGTTGTTGACATATACGGACCGGTTGATTTAACAACTGAATTTGCAAGAGGTAATAAAAGCGTAATTGAATTTCTCGGAGAAGATTTCACCGGAAATGAACGGTTGTACAAAGAAGCCTCACCAATAAATTATATAACATCCGATGATCCTCCAACCTTAATATTTCACGGAACGATAGATGATGTTGTACCGGTAAGTCAATCGGATATGTTAAAAAACGCATTGGATGCTAAAGGTGTAATAAACGAATACCACAGACTGAAAGGATGGCCACATACGATGGATTTATCTAAAGAGGTTAATGACTATATGCTGTATTATATGGGTGATTTTTTTGATAGATATTTAACACCAAATAAACATCAAAATACCCTGTAAAATCTTTCTCTTTTTAAATTATTCATGAATTTATTTTTTTTTGTGTTCATGAATCACTTCACTTATTTGCTTAAACTAAAAATACTTTGATTTTAATAGTGCATTAGCTACGCTGAACCTAAAGGTTTCTGAAATTCATTTGGTATAAGAGAATGATTATCTAATAACTTTCAGGTTACAACAACATCAGTATTGTTTATGGGTTGATTTGTAGAATGTTACCAAGTTTAGATAGAATATTTTTAATTTAGTAGTAATTCTTTTATAGATGTTTATATTTTATATAGCTTTAGTAATATTATGACACATTATAAAGTGTTTTAAAGAAAAATATAACATGTAATTAACAACCTACTTTATAAAAAAAAAGTATATGAAAACAAAAATCTTTACTTTATTGGCAGTCCTGTTTACAGG
Encoded here:
- a CDS encoding alpha/beta hydrolase, coding for MTARINTIGVIIILFTFTLNVYGQGEAPQAPKGYLSNTTLKISYALGRLKLIDKKPELPSNIKSYKNIIYSVTENDTLRLDIYRHKEIKGLRPLLIFVHGGAWRKGKKEDYLPYIIPFSKKGYVCASISYSLSPKTHFPQAVSDVKNSVNWLLENANEYMIDTGKVALIGGSAGGHLSLMTAYAYKGSVKPVKVVVDIYGPVDLTTEFARGNKSVIEFLGEDFTGNERLYKEASPINYITSDDPPTLIFHGTIDDVVPVSQSDMLKNALDAKGVINEYHRLKGWPHTMDLSKEVNDYMLYYMGDFFDRYLTPNKHQNTL